ataatatatcaaaAAATATCTTTGAAATAAGGGTGGGTCGGGTCCTAACGAAGCGGGTCAGCAGATTTTGGTTGGGTTCGGTTATTAATTATTTAAGAAAGACAAAATAGTGGTTCTGTTAAACTAAGGGCATGAATGAGCAAGTATTGGACGGATTGGGCATATCTGTGCCAAACTATTAACGACGGATATATCTATCCTAATTCGCTTAGTTCACCGGCATATATGGCCCTTTTCTGTAACCAAAATATAGCTAGCCAATTGGAAGAAAAGTAAGGAACGAGTAAGTTAATAACTTCTTGCATCCTCAAAAGGACACTACCAAAACTTAGAGAAGAGTGAAATAATTTTCTTTTGACTAAGATTTAATCATATATTTTAAAATTCTTTAGCTAATTATAAAACTTTAGATTAATATTTTCTGTGACTTTCTAAACAGTGTACTCCATCACATAAAATATTTTATGTGGCGCTATCACTATTCGGAGGTTCAAACAATTATTTCTTTAAAGACATTTTTTCTTCAAACATCTCTTGAATATTTTGAATAAATTATTATGACTTATATGTTGTTACCGGATATATAAAGTTTGTTTAAGAATTTGAGGAATCTATCTCCAAATTGACATATAAAAAAATTGCACGGACACCCTACTTGGTCCCCCCATTTAACttatacccactttttaaaaaaaaattaactcgTACCCAATTTTAAAACAACTTCAGGCTTttttctcctctttcttcttcttcttcttcgggtgacagtgattttatatggtgtttgtgaACATATTTGAAGGTAGTTAATGATGTTTTACAGTGGTGAGTTGTTATGGcactttattttttactattgtttagcgttttttcttcttcttctattttttaattgcaaaatgggttcGTTAGATTcattgttgttttgacaaattgatgattggggtttgttcttgatgatatttggaggttatatttcaaatttgagctcatttggatcGGAGTAGATTTAAGTATTAAATTGTATATTTgattgttataattcgaagaacaaatttctaTTTCTGgacaatttgcacttcaggcctACTTGGCCTTAAGTTCATGATAATATTGGTTGCACTTTagactttttggccttaagtgcatctgaagtgcaaattttcacttcagacttattggcgtTAAGTATGGGAAAATGTTTATTGCAGTTCAGACCTTtgggccttaagtgcatctgaagtgcattTTTTTACCTCAGACTTATTGGttttaagtgcatgaaaccattagttacacttcagacttatttggcgttaagtgcatctaaagtgtaattttttacttcagacttattggtcttaagtgtaggaaaacgtttgttgcactttaaaccttttggccttaagtgcatctgaagaataatttttcacttcagacttattgaccttaagtgcatgaaGTCATTGGTTGCACTTCGGACCTATttgaccttaagtgcatctgaagtgcaatttttttatttcagagtaattttttttaaacttcagacccgataagtctgaagttgaaCGTAAAGTGGGTAGGTTTGCAAATAtttttgcaaagtgggtataggttcaattgtgaccccaaaaCTGGGTATAAATGCAAAAGCCCCAAAATTAAGTGCTATGATCTGGAACTCCGATCAGTTCACCTAAAATTTAAAAGAGGGAGTAACTTCCTAGAAAATTATTATAATATAAATGTCTGAAATTATATCAAAATTTAAATATGTTGACCCTTCTATTTTTCGGGACAGAGCAACTAACTTATTACACGTAACAAAATTCTACCACTAATTAGTCTTGTATGCTTTGACTGTGTAACTAACAGTAATGTATACCATACATGAACCATTGTATGCAATAGAAAATGCTGATTAACCTTTACTTTTCCAGAAAATTGACTAGCAATAATGTCATACTTACCATAGGACAAAAACAAGCAGACTACAATATGGCTATGTATGTGAGTTGTGACAACTAATTAGGTCCAAGGTCAAATAATCTCGTGGAATTCAGCTCAAGTATCGTAATTTAGCACGGAATTTATCATTTTGTTTGACAAGTAAAATGCTTGTAATTCACTCTAGTTTGCTTCAAATCAATGTTTCTTaactaaaaataacaaaataaataacaacaaacccGAAAAATAAAAAGATTGTTTCTGATAAACCCTTGGCTTAAGAAATTAATGTATCTCAACTATTCatggaaaattttaaaatattccaAGGAGCCATCAACCTCATATATTCAATTGAATGAAAGCAAAAGACCCTCTAAAAATCTTTATTCAAACCTTGGAAAATAACAGGCTTATCATCCCTCCACCTTGTTGACAACTACTCATTGAGAGAAAGAATTAAAGAACCTTGAAAATAAATCAAGAATCTCAATGACTACTCACCTAAATCTTCTTCTACCCAAAATGAAACTAACTCCATTATTGTTTTTCTAAGATCAAGAAACATTATCTATCAATGGCTATGAACACCAGAAAACTACTTCAAACTGCAAATCAATCCAAAGATTGTTTGTATTTTTGTGATTCAACATGTCCTGATAGTTGTTATCCATATGTAGACTTGGATTATTacacaccaccaccaccacctccgCCGCTGCCGCCGCCACAATTAAGTAGCAAACATCATCAGAATATATCACCTTATATTATCATCTCTGTTGCCTTATTTGCTAGCTTGATTCTTCTTGTTAGCTACTATTTGATCATTGTTAAGAACTGCTTGAATTGGAACAGAAGAAGAAGCACCTCAGCACAAGGCTCCAATGAAGAATTTTTAGACGAAAATCGAGCTCCTATAATTGATCATCCAATTTGGTACATCAACACTGTGGGTCTTCAACCATCTGTTATTGATAAGATAACTATTTTCAAGTTCAAAAAAGGGGATGGTCTGATTGAAGGAACAAACTGCTCTGTTTGCTTGAATGAATTTCAAGAAGAGGAGTCTCTTAGACTACTTCCAAATTGTAAACATGCTTTTCACATCCATTGTATTGACACATGGCTTAGATCACACACCAATTGTCCCTTGTGTCGTGCTTCTATCGAGCCGAATTTAGGTACTAGTTTCAGTACCAATGAAGAAAGGATGTTGGAAATTGATGAACAGAGAGATGATACTGGAGAAGTAAATAGTAACAATGAGGCCACAGATGGCGAGATTTGCGAAAATGCTGGTGAGCAAGAAGAGGTTTTGCAGATTGAGAGCCTGGGAACTTCAGCAAAAAAAGTTAATACCAAATGGGATAGTGTAAATGGAGAGGTACAAGGAATGAGGAGGTCTGTTTCAGTAGATTCTTCAATTAGTTTAAATATAGGACTTGGTATGTATATGTTGTCAAGAATGAGTAGAGGTGAAAAGGGATGTGTTGAAACAGCAAAACTGGAGGAAGCTGTTGGTGAAAATTCAAGTTCCATGGCATTGTCTCTGCATAAAGAACATGTTTTGATGAAGAGATCATTTTCATATGGTGGTAGGTCTTTCTTCTCAAGACATCATCGTAGCTCCAGTTCAGTACTTCCATTGTGAAACACCTTTAGTTTCTTTCATACAACATTAGCTAGGTCGAAGTTCAAGGCACATAACATCAGCTTTATGGTTCTGAAGAGGACCATTTATGAACCAAGAGGAAGAATGAGGATTTTGGCAACCATGATATCACAAGATATGACCCCATGGGGTTGTATTTGTATGCTAGTTTCAAGACGACTGAATTCTCATTGGTTTGCACACTGTTGTAAATGCATAATATAAACAAGTTTTTAGTCTCTAGTTAATTGCGGAaacaatcttcttcttcttttttctttctactTCCTCCCAGGATTGTATGTTGTAGTTGGTACCAGATTAATTAGTATCTGGAAGGACATGAATGAGCACTTTGCTGAGCAAGAAAGATGAGGTAAATTGGATGTATAATGTGGGTTGCATAATGAAATCTGGTTAACATTCTGCAATATTTTATGTTCTAATCTCCCAAGTTGATGGTCATCGGAAACATTGGATTTTGAGATCCTTCAGCGGAAAGTTGATTGCATGCCTCGTCCAGTGAAGCTGCCCTTGGAATTGAAGACTCATTTGTTAGTTGTTACGAATCAATAGAAATTTTGTAGAATCAAATGGAAATCGAAAACAAATGGCAATTTAAATACATGGCAACCAGCAGCAACACGGGACACTTTGAACCAACTACTCCAAAATTTTATTGGAAGCAAAAGCACGTTATAAATCATTAACTGGCCCTGGATCCATCAGCAAGGGCTTCAACTCAATTCACAATAGGATTAGATATAAGGGTCGATCATAACAACTCTGTGTCCAAGCTCAAGGTTCAATTCTTCCTCTGAGCCAATAACCTTCATTGACTGCTATTAAGTCTACCCTccataatcttttttttttccatttcCGGAGAACTATCCTGCAATACTTTTTAACTAGACGAGCCGACGAGGGGAAGAATCAGAGTCATCAGTGACTGAGTGAAAGAATGTTAGTGGACTAaaattagaaaaaagaaaaaggacaaTAGATTACACGAACAGATTTCCTCATGTCAAGTCTCAGGTCACAAGAGAAAAGACCTCTTAAACCCTGCAGCAACATTTGCCAATGATAATATTCCCTTATGGCATCCTCCTAGAGTAAGGACAGACTTATAATCTAAGACAGGAAATTTAGGCTACCAAAATCCACAGATACTTCTTTCAACAAGAATGCCACAGCCTCTTTTCCACATCCTAACTGCCAGTATCTCCTGGAAGGTATGCTCTCAGTTAGTCTTCTCTCATACTATCTGGTTTCCTCTTTGCTTGCATTGCAAGACGAGCATCTCTCTCCCGCTCAAATTCTCGATAATCAGCACGTTCTAAGAAAGAAACCCTGTCTAGATACTGATTGGAACTCT
This region of Nicotiana tomentosiformis chromosome 4, ASM39032v3, whole genome shotgun sequence genomic DNA includes:
- the LOC104109006 gene encoding E3 ubiquitin-protein ligase RING1-like gives rise to the protein MAMNTRKLLQTANQSKDCLYFCDSTCPDSCYPYVDLDYYTPPPPPPPLPPPQLSSKHHQNISPYIIISVALFASLILLVSYYLIIVKNCLNWNRRRSTSAQGSNEEFLDENRAPIIDHPIWYINTVGLQPSVIDKITIFKFKKGDGLIEGTNCSVCLNEFQEEESLRLLPNCKHAFHIHCIDTWLRSHTNCPLCRASIEPNLGTSFSTNEERMLEIDEQRDDTGEVNSNNEATDGEICENAGEQEEVLQIESLGTSAKKVNTKWDSVNGEVQGMRRSVSVDSSISLNIGLGMYMLSRMSRGEKGCVETAKLEEAVGENSSSMALSLHKEHVLMKRSFSYGGRSFFSRHHRSSSSVLPL